Proteins encoded together in one Mycobacterium simiae window:
- a CDS encoding WS/DGAT/MGAT family O-acyltransferase: MKRLSGWDSVLLYSETPNVHMHTIKVAVVEIDPEHRDFNIDSFRQVIGARLNKLEPFTYQLVDIPWKFHHPMWREHCEVDLDYHIRPMRLREPGGRRELDDAIGQIASTPLDRSRPLWEMYFIEGLANNRVAVVGKIHHALADGVASANLMARGMDLLPTPEGGPQITDPAPTKPQLLRSAFADHLRQFAKVPGTVRYTARGINRVRRSSRKLSPELTMPFTPPPTFINHRITPERRFATASLALADIKETGKRCGGTINDVVLAVATGALRTLLLRYDGTAEPLLASVPASFDFSPERISGNYFTGLMVALPADLDDPLERLRACHDNAVSAKEAFHLVGPELISRWSAYMPPAATESFFRWASSRDGQNKVLNLPISNVPGPREHGRVGSALVTEIYSVGPLTAGSGLNITVWSYVDQLNISVLTDGATVKDPHEVTEAMVADFIELRRAAGLSEKLTVVDAAMAPA, encoded by the coding sequence ATGAAACGGCTCAGTGGCTGGGACTCGGTGCTGCTGTACAGCGAGACCCCGAACGTGCACATGCACACCATCAAGGTCGCCGTCGTCGAGATCGACCCCGAGCATCGCGATTTCAACATCGACTCGTTCCGTCAGGTGATCGGTGCCCGGCTCAACAAGCTCGAGCCTTTCACCTACCAGCTCGTCGACATTCCGTGGAAGTTCCATCACCCGATGTGGCGCGAGCATTGCGAGGTGGACCTCGACTACCACATTCGCCCGATGCGACTGCGCGAGCCGGGCGGGCGCCGCGAGCTCGACGACGCGATCGGGCAGATCGCCAGCACCCCACTGGATCGCAGCCGCCCGCTGTGGGAGATGTACTTCATCGAAGGGCTGGCCAATAACCGGGTCGCGGTGGTCGGCAAGATTCACCACGCGCTTGCCGACGGCGTCGCGTCGGCCAACCTGATGGCTCGCGGCATGGACCTGCTGCCGACTCCGGAAGGCGGCCCGCAGATCACCGATCCCGCGCCCACCAAGCCGCAGTTGCTGCGTTCGGCGTTCGCCGACCATCTGCGCCAGTTCGCGAAAGTGCCCGGGACCGTGCGCTACACCGCCCGCGGCATCAACCGGGTACGGCGCAGCTCCCGCAAGCTCTCGCCGGAGCTGACCATGCCATTCACCCCGCCGCCCACCTTCATCAATCACCGGATCACGCCGGAACGGCGGTTCGCGACGGCCAGCCTGGCGCTCGCCGACATCAAGGAGACCGGCAAGCGGTGCGGTGGCACCATCAATGACGTGGTGCTAGCGGTGGCCACCGGCGCGTTGCGCACCCTGCTACTGCGCTACGACGGCACGGCCGAACCGCTACTGGCGTCGGTCCCGGCGAGTTTTGACTTCTCCCCGGAACGGATATCGGGCAACTACTTCACGGGGCTGATGGTCGCCTTGCCGGCCGATCTCGACGATCCGCTGGAGCGGTTGCGCGCCTGCCACGACAACGCCGTCTCCGCCAAGGAAGCCTTCCACCTGGTCGGGCCGGAATTGATCAGTCGCTGGTCGGCCTACATGCCCCCGGCGGCCACCGAATCGTTCTTCCGGTGGGCGTCTAGCCGCGACGGCCAGAACAAGGTGCTTAACCTGCCGATCTCGAACGTTCCCGGGCCGCGCGAGCACGGTCGGGTGGGCAGCGCGCTGGTCACCGAGATCTATTCGGTAGGTCCGTTGACGGCCGGCAGCGGCCTCAACATCACGGTGTGGAGTTACGTCGATCAGCTCAACATTTCGGTGCTCACCGACGGCGCGACGGTTAAAGACCCGCACGAGGTCACCGAGGCCATGGTCGCAGACTTCATCGAATTACGAAGGGCTGCAGGGCTTTCCGAAAAGCTAACGGTCGTCGACGCCGCGATGGCACCGGCGTGA
- a CDS encoding molybdopterin-dependent oxidoreductase encodes MSSLPTLFRSPLRGPWLTSVFGLVLLVVLPIITITGLLSYIAYSPQLGQAIPADVGWLRLPLFTWPTRPSWLYRLTQGLHVGLGLVIIPVVLAKLWSVIPRLFVWPPARSIAQLLERLSLTMLVGGVLFEIITGVLNIQYDYIFGFSFYTAHYFGAWVFITGFLMHIAIKLPRMVTGLRSLSLRDVLRTGRAGTRPEPPDPDGLVAINPAEPTMSRRGALGLVGGGVLLLAVLTVGQTLGGATRGAALLLPRGRGRGDFPVNKTAAAANIDPESVGASWALRLRGGPSEVVLDRAKLAALPQHTARLPIACVEGWSTVQTWSGVRLVDLARVAGVPAPRSARVISLQRGGAFGLATLQANQVGDPDALLAMRVNGADLPLDHGYPARIIVPALPGVHNTKWVGTIEFEA; translated from the coding sequence CTGAGCAGCCTGCCGACGCTGTTTCGCAGCCCACTGCGCGGTCCGTGGTTGACGTCGGTGTTCGGCCTGGTCTTGCTTGTCGTATTGCCGATCATCACAATCACCGGCCTGCTGTCCTACATCGCCTATTCGCCGCAACTCGGTCAGGCAATTCCCGCCGACGTGGGGTGGCTGCGGCTGCCGCTGTTCACCTGGCCCACCCGCCCATCCTGGCTGTACCGGCTGACCCAGGGACTGCACGTGGGGCTGGGACTGGTCATCATCCCGGTGGTGCTGGCCAAGCTGTGGTCGGTGATTCCGCGGCTGTTCGTCTGGCCCCCGGCACGGTCGATCGCCCAGCTGCTGGAGCGGCTGTCGCTGACGATGCTCGTCGGCGGCGTCCTGTTCGAGATCATCACCGGCGTATTGAATATCCAGTACGACTACATCTTCGGCTTCAGCTTCTACACCGCGCACTACTTCGGCGCGTGGGTGTTCATCACTGGCTTCCTGATGCACATCGCGATCAAGCTGCCGCGCATGGTGACCGGGCTGCGGTCGCTGTCGCTGCGCGACGTGTTGCGGACCGGCCGCGCTGGTACCCGGCCCGAACCGCCGGACCCCGACGGTCTGGTGGCCATCAACCCGGCCGAACCCACGATGAGCCGCCGCGGCGCCCTGGGGTTGGTCGGCGGCGGGGTGTTGCTGCTTGCGGTGCTGACGGTTGGGCAGACGCTCGGCGGCGCCACCCGTGGCGCCGCGCTGCTGCTGCCGCGCGGCCGGGGCCGGGGTGACTTCCCGGTCAACAAGACCGCCGCGGCCGCCAACATCGACCCCGAAAGTGTCGGCGCGAGTTGGGCTTTGCGGTTGCGCGGCGGGCCGTCGGAGGTGGTGCTGGATCGAGCCAAGTTGGCCGCACTGCCGCAACACACCGCGCGGTTGCCGATCGCCTGCGTGGAAGGCTGGTCCACCGTGCAGACCTGGAGCGGTGTCCGGCTGGTCGATTTGGCCCGCGTCGCGGGCGTACCGGCACCGCGCTCGGCGCGGGTGATATCGCTGCAACGCGGTGGTGCGTTTGGGCTGGCGACGTTGCAGGCCAACCAGGTTGGCGATCCCGACGCGCTGCTGGCGATGCGGGTGAATGGTGCGGACTTGCCGTTGGACCACGGGTATCCGGCCCGCATCATCGTTCCCGCGCTGCCCGGTGTGCACAACACCAAATGGGTGGGCACCATCGAGTTCGAGGCGTGA
- a CDS encoding crotonase/enoyl-CoA hydratase family protein yields MSGNEEGDEPEVIVEQRGRILLITINRPKAKNAVNAAVANGLAAAVDQLDGDPGLSVGILTGAGGSFCAGMDLKAFARGELPIVEGRGMGFTERPPDKPLIAAVEGYALAGGTELALATDLIVASKDSAFGIPEVKRGLVAGGGGLLRLPQRIPSAIAMELALTGDNLSAERAHALGLVNVLAEPGGALDAAIALAEKIAANGPLAVAATKRIIVESRGWSPDTMFAEQNKLLGPVFASNDAKEGAIAFAEKRAPQWTGT; encoded by the coding sequence GTGAGCGGAAACGAAGAAGGCGACGAACCCGAGGTCATCGTCGAACAACGCGGCCGGATCCTGCTCATCACGATCAACCGGCCCAAAGCCAAGAACGCGGTCAATGCGGCGGTGGCCAACGGGCTGGCCGCGGCAGTGGACCAGCTCGACGGCGATCCCGGCTTGTCGGTCGGCATCCTGACCGGCGCGGGCGGTTCGTTCTGCGCGGGCATGGACCTCAAGGCGTTCGCACGCGGGGAACTGCCCATCGTCGAGGGCCGCGGCATGGGATTCACCGAGCGTCCACCGGACAAGCCGCTGATCGCGGCCGTCGAGGGTTACGCCCTGGCGGGCGGCACCGAGCTGGCGCTGGCTACCGACCTGATCGTGGCGTCGAAGGATTCCGCCTTCGGGATCCCCGAGGTCAAGCGCGGGCTGGTCGCCGGCGGCGGGGGACTGCTGCGGCTGCCGCAGCGCATTCCGTCGGCCATCGCGATGGAGCTGGCGCTGACCGGCGACAACCTGAGCGCCGAGCGCGCGCACGCGCTGGGGCTGGTGAACGTACTGGCCGAGCCGGGCGGTGCGCTGGACGCCGCGATCGCGCTGGCCGAAAAAATTGCCGCCAACGGGCCGCTGGCGGTGGCCGCGACCAAGCGGATCATCGTCGAGTCACGCGGCTGGAGTCCCGACACCATGTTCGCCGAGCAGAACAAGCTGCTCGGCCCGGTTTTCGCGTCGAACGACGCCAAGGAAGGCGCGATCGCATTCGCCGAGAAGCGTGCGCCGCAGTGGACCGGCACCTGA
- a CDS encoding methyltransferase domain-containing protein, translating to MLGHLYDRALGGERCWIRHDDGEIRALPTHRWLGARCRADGEPVDALDEVFDEAVTQMCDGPTIELGCGPGRLVARLFERGIFALGIDRSATAIRLAGRGGAPALLCDIFEPLPGMGRWQTVLLVDGNVGLGGDPRRILARAAELLRRGGRCVAEFDADAIGIRTRWVRLESAYDVGPWFRWASVGVDSAADLAAQVGLTLTSVRMIGDRVVASLTAS from the coding sequence ATGCTGGGGCATCTCTACGATCGGGCGCTGGGTGGCGAGCGATGTTGGATTCGCCACGACGACGGTGAAATTCGGGCGCTGCCAACGCATCGTTGGCTCGGCGCCCGATGTCGTGCGGACGGCGAACCCGTCGACGCCCTTGACGAGGTGTTCGACGAAGCCGTCACCCAGATGTGCGACGGCCCGACCATCGAGCTGGGGTGTGGGCCGGGTCGGTTGGTCGCGCGCCTATTCGAGCGGGGGATCTTCGCGCTCGGCATCGACCGTTCGGCCACTGCCATCCGGTTGGCCGGCCGGGGTGGGGCACCGGCTTTGCTGTGCGACATCTTCGAGCCGCTGCCGGGCATGGGGCGGTGGCAGACGGTGCTGCTGGTCGACGGCAACGTCGGCCTCGGTGGGGACCCGCGGCGGATTCTTGCGCGGGCGGCGGAGTTGCTGCGGCGCGGTGGGCGCTGTGTCGCCGAGTTTGACGCCGACGCCATCGGAATCCGCACGCGCTGGGTTCGTTTGGAATCCGCCTACGACGTGGGACCGTGGTTCCGATGGGCATCGGTAGGGGTGGACAGCGCCGCGGACCTCGCGGCGCAGGTGGGTCTGACGTTGACGAGCGTCCGGATGATCGGCGACCGGGTGGTGGCCAGCTTGACCGCGTCCTGA
- a CDS encoding amidohydrolase family protein, whose product MLIQRAMLLDGTVTDIRVAARIEQIGTDLAVRHGETVLDARGGTVLPGLHDHHVHLRSAASAIDSIHLGPPVVRVKDQLVRELSRAAPGADGWIRAVGYHDSVAGELDRAALDAVLPDVPVRVQHRSGALWILNSAALRLLDMADHPDGRLRAADPWSQALVRRHTDLTELSRRLVAVGVTGVTDATPDLDADDMVSLMMAHRHGEFRPRVSFLAPGKKILHDDQLDLEALTDWIIDRHRDGQPVAVHCVTASQLVVTIAALRAAGTHPGDRIEHAAVVDDDNLADLADLGVTVVTQPNFVAERGDQYLAEIPVADRPALWRVASLRKANVRVALSTDAPFGRCDPWAAMHAAVHRTTPSGTVLGIDERISAPAALEMFLGCADRPARPRAVEVGQPGDLCVLSEPPAVALAELDAELVSATVVGGALAYVVA is encoded by the coding sequence ATGCTGATTCAGCGGGCCATGCTGCTGGACGGGACGGTGACCGATATCCGGGTCGCTGCACGGATCGAGCAGATCGGCACGGACCTGGCTGTTCGTCACGGCGAGACGGTGCTCGACGCACGCGGTGGAACGGTGCTTCCGGGCCTGCATGACCACCACGTACACCTGCGTTCGGCGGCCTCGGCGATCGATTCGATCCACCTGGGGCCACCGGTGGTACGCGTCAAAGACCAACTGGTGCGAGAACTCTCACGGGCAGCTCCAGGCGCCGACGGCTGGATCCGGGCGGTCGGCTATCACGACAGCGTCGCCGGCGAACTGGATCGGGCGGCGCTCGACGCCGTCCTGCCCGACGTCCCGGTCCGGGTCCAGCACCGCAGCGGCGCCCTGTGGATCCTCAACTCCGCCGCGCTGCGCCTGCTCGACATGGCCGACCATCCCGACGGACGCCTGCGCGCCGCGGACCCGTGGTCGCAGGCGCTAGTGCGCCGGCACACCGACCTCACCGAACTGAGCCGGCGCCTCGTCGCGGTCGGCGTCACCGGCGTCACCGACGCCACCCCCGATCTGGACGCCGACGATATGGTCTCGCTGATGATGGCGCACCGGCATGGCGAGTTCCGGCCCCGGGTCTCGTTTCTGGCGCCAGGCAAGAAGATCCTGCACGACGACCAGCTTGACCTGGAAGCGCTCACCGATTGGATCATCGACCGCCACCGCGACGGACAACCGGTCGCCGTGCACTGCGTGACCGCGTCGCAGCTGGTGGTGACGATCGCGGCCCTGCGCGCGGCTGGCACCCACCCGGGGGACCGCATCGAGCACGCTGCCGTGGTTGACGACGACAATCTGGCCGATCTCGCCGATCTCGGTGTCACCGTGGTGACGCAGCCAAATTTCGTCGCCGAGCGCGGCGACCAGTACCTGGCCGAGATCCCAGTCGCCGACCGGCCCGCGCTGTGGCGGGTCGCGTCGCTGCGCAAAGCCAACGTGCGCGTGGCGTTGTCCACCGACGCGCCGTTCGGTCGCTGCGACCCGTGGGCGGCGATGCACGCCGCGGTGCACCGCACCACCCCCAGCGGCACGGTGCTGGGCATCGACGAACGGATCTCGGCGCCAGCGGCTTTGGAGATGTTTCTCGGATGCGCCGATCGGCCCGCGCGCCCCAGGGCGGTCGAGGTCGGGCAGCCGGGTGATCTATGCGTACTGAGCGAGCCGCCCGCGGTAGCGCTGGCCGAGCTCGACGCCGAACTGGTGTCCGCGACCGTCGTCGGCGGCGCCCTCGCCTACGTGGTTGCCTGA
- a CDS encoding alpha/beta hydrolase, with protein MTAWVPSMTPCVKRLLRARPADYALALSVVGASLPVVGKHLEPLGGMTAMGVWGARHAPEAFSALKRDWLTPGINDTRRRDRESTHDVSVAALRGLVSAADLELDWPAADRTPPIWEALRQRRYLHRRAVHYGDHPAQVLDVWRLKDLPAQPAPVLIFVPGGAWVHGRAMMQGTALMSRLAEQGWVCLAIDYRVAPYHRWPRHITDVKTAIAWARANVDKFGGDRNFVAVAGCSAGGHLSALAGLTPDDADFARKLPEGADSSADAVVGIYGRYDWEDRSTAERERFVEFLERVVVKKSIARHPALYRAASPIARVHRNAPPFLVIHGSKDTVIPVEQARSFVERLRAVSHSTVGYLELPGAGHGFDMVDGERAGVAAHATSLFLNQVYRTKTQIRAKEVI; from the coding sequence ATGACGGCATGGGTTCCGAGCATGACACCCTGTGTGAAGCGATTGCTGCGGGCCCGGCCCGCTGACTATGCGCTGGCATTAAGCGTCGTGGGGGCGTCGCTACCGGTGGTCGGTAAGCACCTCGAACCTTTGGGCGGCATGACCGCGATGGGTGTCTGGGGCGCGCGACACGCGCCGGAGGCGTTTTCCGCCCTGAAGCGGGATTGGCTGACGCCCGGCATCAACGACACACGCCGTCGGGATCGGGAAAGTACGCACGATGTCTCGGTCGCCGCCTTGCGCGGTCTCGTGTCGGCCGCGGATCTGGAACTCGATTGGCCGGCGGCCGACCGGACGCCGCCCATCTGGGAGGCGTTGCGGCAGCGCCGGTACCTGCACCGGCGGGCGGTCCACTACGGCGACCATCCCGCGCAGGTGCTGGATGTGTGGCGGCTCAAGGATCTGCCCGCCCAGCCCGCGCCGGTGCTGATCTTCGTGCCCGGCGGCGCCTGGGTGCACGGCCGCGCCATGATGCAGGGCACCGCGCTGATGTCGCGGCTGGCGGAGCAGGGTTGGGTGTGCCTGGCGATCGACTACCGAGTGGCGCCCTACCATCGCTGGCCCCGGCACATTACCGACGTCAAGACCGCGATCGCCTGGGCTCGCGCCAACGTCGACAAGTTCGGCGGCGACCGCAATTTCGTTGCGGTGGCGGGCTGTTCGGCGGGCGGGCACCTATCCGCGCTGGCGGGCCTGACACCCGACGACGCGGACTTCGCGCGCAAGTTGCCTGAGGGCGCCGACAGCTCCGCGGACGCGGTGGTCGGCATCTACGGCCGTTACGACTGGGAGGACCGCTCCACTGCGGAACGCGAGCGGTTTGTCGAATTCCTGGAGCGCGTGGTGGTCAAGAAGTCGATCGCGCGGCACCCCGCGCTGTATCGCGCGGCATCGCCGATCGCGCGCGTGCACCGCAACGCGCCACCCTTCCTGGTGATCCACGGCAGCAAAGACACCGTCATTCCCGTCGAGCAGGCGCGCAGCTTCGTCGAACGACTCCGCGCGGTCTCGCATTCGACTGTCGGCTACCTGGAATTGCCCGGGGCTGGCCACGGCTTTGACATGGTCGATGGCGAGCGCGCCGGCGTCGCGGCCCACGCCACTTCGCTGTTTCTCAACCAGGTGTATCGCACCAAAACGCAGATCCGGGCAAAAGAAGTTATCTAG
- a CDS encoding alpha/beta hydrolase, producing the protein MPNSDVHPDLRRIARIAPRQLVSRRSLSTIRVLTALRERRNAGASRHAEVLTLASGAGVRLFRPTGVTEPAPALVWIHGGGYVVGSAKQDDRVCHDFSTALGITVASVEYRLAPEHRYPVPLEDCYSVLIWLAGLPVVDRHRVAIGGASAGGGLAAALALLARDRGEVAPLFQLLSYPMLDDRSSRTPENPDYRLWNSRSNEFGWSAYLGDADPLVAVPARRDDLAGLAPAWIGVGTHDLFHDEDLAYAERLRSAGVPCEVDTIPGAFHGFDRVAPKAGVSQCFFDRQCEVLRRAMADRQATT; encoded by the coding sequence GTGCCGAACAGCGACGTTCACCCCGATTTGCGCCGCATAGCGCGCATCGCTCCCCGCCAACTGGTCAGTCGGCGCAGCCTGTCCACCATTCGGGTGCTGACAGCGCTGCGCGAGCGTCGCAACGCCGGCGCGTCGCGGCACGCCGAGGTGCTCACCCTGGCGTCGGGCGCCGGCGTTCGGCTGTTCCGCCCGACCGGCGTGACCGAACCCGCGCCCGCACTGGTGTGGATCCATGGCGGCGGCTACGTGGTGGGCAGCGCCAAGCAGGACGACCGGGTGTGCCACGACTTCAGCACCGCGCTGGGGATCACGGTCGCGTCGGTCGAATACCGGCTCGCGCCCGAACATCGGTACCCCGTCCCTCTCGAGGACTGCTATTCGGTGTTGATCTGGTTGGCCGGGCTGCCCGTGGTGGACCGCCATCGGGTTGCGATCGGCGGTGCCAGCGCCGGTGGCGGCCTTGCCGCCGCCCTGGCGTTGCTGGCCCGGGACCGCGGCGAGGTGGCACCCCTGTTCCAGCTGCTGTCCTACCCGATGCTCGACGACCGCAGCTCCCGCACGCCCGAGAACCCGGACTACCGCCTGTGGAACAGCCGCAGCAACGAGTTCGGGTGGTCGGCCTATCTAGGGGATGCCGACCCGCTGGTCGCCGTCCCGGCCCGCCGCGACGACCTCGCCGGGCTGGCACCGGCGTGGATCGGAGTGGGCACCCACGACCTGTTCCACGACGAAGACCTCGCCTATGCCGAACGCCTGCGCAGTGCCGGAGTCCCCTGTGAGGTCGACACCATCCCCGGCGCTTTCCACGGCTTCGACCGGGTGGCACCGAAAGCCGGTGTGTCGCAGTGCTTTTTCGACCGCCAGTGCGAGGTGCTGCGGCGCGCGATGGCCGATCGTCAGGCAACCACGTAG
- a CDS encoding alpha/beta fold hydrolase encodes MWPSLLMTGDLWSAQADRFGADNRLVLIDPPGQGSSDRLNGMFTFTECARCVVDLMDGLGIERAHFVGNSWGGMIGATFAALHPNRLDRAVFMNCTVSKVGLAQRMKFAGMLQLARMLGGVKPPLTRQVIRNFVGPTTLRTRPEVVEALRAKVEAVNMDSVSWAVRSVVPARPDQHVLCAGITAPVLVVAGAEDPTFPVAETRAMADSIPGASFTVIDGAAHLVAMEDPARVNELLDQFLFGGTS; translated from the coding sequence ATGTGGCCCAGCCTGTTGATGACGGGCGACTTGTGGTCCGCCCAAGCCGACCGTTTCGGCGCCGACAACCGCTTGGTGCTTATCGATCCGCCCGGTCAAGGCAGCAGTGACCGACTCAACGGCATGTTCACCTTCACCGAGTGTGCGCGCTGCGTGGTCGACCTGATGGACGGCCTCGGCATCGAGAGGGCACACTTCGTCGGCAACTCCTGGGGCGGGATGATCGGCGCCACCTTCGCCGCCCTGCATCCGAACCGGCTCGACCGCGCCGTCTTCATGAATTGCACCGTGTCGAAGGTTGGCCTGGCGCAGCGGATGAAATTCGCCGGCATGCTGCAGCTGGCTCGCATGCTCGGCGGCGTCAAGCCACCGCTGACGCGGCAGGTAATCCGCAATTTCGTCGGTCCGACGACGCTTCGAACCCGGCCGGAGGTAGTCGAGGCGTTGCGCGCGAAAGTCGAAGCCGTCAATATGGATTCGGTCAGCTGGGCGGTGCGCAGCGTGGTTCCCGCCCGCCCCGATCAGCATGTGCTCTGCGCGGGGATTACTGCGCCGGTGCTCGTGGTGGCTGGCGCCGAAGACCCAACCTTTCCGGTGGCCGAAACGCGGGCCATGGCCGACTCCATTCCGGGTGCGTCGTTCACCGTGATTGACGGTGCCGCCCACCTGGTGGCGATGGAGGATCCGGCCCGGGTGAACGAACTGCTCGACCAGTTCCTGTTCGGCGGCACCAGCTGA
- a CDS encoding class I adenylate-forming enzyme family protein, producing the protein MSISLLLEMAVSANPDRTAVVSGDTRLTTQELGDLADGGAGVIAGSGAQHVAYVGVGGAMLPVLIFAAARAGLAFTPLNYRLSAEGIQTLIERLPEPLVVVDPRYREMLGDSVGRVMVADDFLAAARSAEPATEFPDPESVAIVLFTSGTTSQPKAVELSHSNLTSYVTGTVEFDSAAAEDAALICVPPYHIAGVGAALSNLYAGRKMVYLPNFDANEWVRLINAEHVTTATLVPTMLDRVVTVLEAGGQQLPSLRNLAYGGSKVGLPLVRRALELLPGVGFVNAYGLTETSSTIAVLTPEDHRAALAASEPAAIRRLASVGRPVPGIEIEIRDEQGNALGPGATGELFVRGEQVSGRYTGIGSVLDENGWFPTKDIAMLDDEGYLFIGGRSDDTIIRGGENIAPAELEEVLVEHPHVRDVAVVGVEDPQWGQAIVAVVVPRPGAEPDPEELRAHVRKSLRGSRTPDRVVFRDELPTTPTGKVLRREIIEDLAGLQAAPAEQ; encoded by the coding sequence ATGAGCATTTCGTTGCTTCTCGAGATGGCTGTATCGGCAAACCCCGATCGCACCGCCGTGGTGTCGGGCGACACCCGGTTGACGACGCAGGAACTCGGCGATCTGGCCGACGGCGGCGCGGGCGTCATCGCCGGATCGGGCGCCCAGCACGTGGCCTACGTCGGGGTCGGCGGCGCCATGCTGCCGGTGTTGATCTTCGCCGCGGCGCGCGCCGGGCTAGCGTTCACCCCGCTCAACTACCGGCTGTCCGCCGAGGGCATCCAGACCCTGATCGAGCGGCTGCCCGAACCCCTGGTCGTCGTCGATCCGCGATATCGGGAGATGCTCGGCGACTCCGTTGGCCGGGTGATGGTCGCCGACGACTTCCTGGCGGCGGCCCGCAGCGCCGAGCCCGCGACCGAGTTTCCCGACCCCGAGTCCGTCGCGATCGTGCTGTTCACCTCGGGCACCACATCGCAGCCCAAGGCGGTCGAACTCTCGCACAGCAATCTCACCAGCTATGTCACCGGAACCGTCGAATTCGATTCCGCGGCCGCCGAAGACGCCGCGTTGATCTGTGTGCCGCCGTATCACATCGCCGGTGTCGGTGCCGCGCTGTCGAACCTGTACGCCGGGCGCAAGATGGTCTACCTGCCCAACTTCGACGCCAACGAGTGGGTGCGGTTGATCAACGCCGAGCATGTCACCACCGCGACGCTGGTGCCCACCATGCTGGACCGGGTCGTCACGGTACTGGAAGCCGGCGGCCAGCAGCTGCCGTCGCTGCGCAACCTGGCCTACGGGGGGTCCAAGGTTGGCCTGCCCCTGGTGCGCCGGGCACTCGAGCTGTTGCCCGGGGTGGGCTTTGTCAACGCCTACGGCCTGACCGAGACGAGTTCGACAATCGCGGTGCTCACCCCCGAAGATCACCGTGCCGCGCTCGCGGCGTCGGAGCCCGCGGCCATCCGGCGGTTGGCGTCGGTGGGGCGCCCGGTGCCCGGCATCGAGATCGAGATTCGCGACGAGCAGGGCAACGCGTTGGGCCCCGGGGCGACCGGCGAGCTCTTCGTGCGCGGCGAGCAGGTCTCCGGCCGCTACACCGGGATCGGCTCGGTCCTTGACGAAAATGGTTGGTTCCCAACCAAAGACATCGCGATGCTGGACGACGAAGGCTACCTGTTCATCGGCGGGCGCAGTGACGACACCATCATCCGCGGCGGCGAGAACATCGCGCCCGCCGAACTGGAAGAAGTGCTGGTCGAGCATCCGCATGTGCGGGACGTCGCCGTGGTGGGGGTCGAAGACCCGCAGTGGGGCCAGGCGATCGTGGCCGTGGTGGTGCCCCGGCCCGGCGCTGAGCCCGACCCCGAAGAATTGCGCGCGCACGTCCGCAAGAGTCTGCGTGGCTCGCGTACCCCGGACCGCGTCGTGTTCCGCGACGAGCTGCCAACCACACCCACGGGCAAGGTGCTGCGCCGGGAAATCATCGAAGACCTAGCCGGGTTGCAGGCCGCCCCGGCCGAGCAGTGA